Part of the Brevibacillus brevis genome is shown below.
GATGCAGCAAAGAAAAACGGCAATATCTTCGTGCGGATCGACATGGAGGACTACGCGCACAATCACGTCACCATGGAGATTTTAAACGAGCTTTTGGAAGAGTACCAGAACGTCGGTACCGTAATTCAGGCGTACCTGTACAAGGCGTCCGATGACATCGAAAGCCTCAAGGACAAAAAGGTCAACTTCCGCCTCGTAAAGGGAGCGTACAAGGAGTCTCCGGAAGTCGCTTACCCGAACAAGCCGGACGTAGACGAAAACTACAAAAAAATCATCAAGCAGCACTTGCTCAATGGCGGATACGCGGCGGTCGCCACTCATGACGACGCCATCATCGAATACGTCAAAAAGCTGGCCGTCGAACACAATATCCCGCGCACCCAGTTCGAGTTCCAGATGCTGTTCGGCATCCGCACCCAGTCCCAGATCGATCTGGCTCGCGAAGGCTATAAAATGCGCGTCTACGTGCCTTACGGGAACGATTGGTACGGCTACTTCATGCGTCGCCTGGCCGAGAGCCCGGCCAATGTGAAATTTGTGCTGAAAGGCATGTTCACCAAGTAAAAAGGCAAGATTGCAAACACCTTCGGATGAGATTCGGGGGTGTTTTGTGTTACGATGGGAAAAAATCGAGGAAGGTGCGATGCTCTTGCATTCGACTGTCATTTCTCTCGTCCCCCCCTATTCGTTTGAACGGCTGCTGCGCCGTTTGGAGACCCACCCTGATCCTCAGCTGTTCGTTGATACAGAAGCGAGCACGCTGCGGCGCGCATTTCGCGTCGGGACTCGCCCCGTACTCGCGAGTCTGCAGTTTGCCGGATCGACGGAGGAGCCCGTAATTCGACTGAATACAGAGGCGACACTTTCGCCCGCGGAGCAGCAGCTTCTGGAGAAAACCGTCCGGCACATGTTCAGCGCCGATCAGGATCTGACGCCCGTTTATGAGCATATGCGCCAAAGCCCGGAGATGGCGGTGCTGACGGAGCGGTTCCGCGGGCTGCGCTTTTTTCTGGATTCCGACCTGTTTCAATCGATGGTCAAGACCATCATCGGCCAGCAAATCAACCTGGCGTTTGCCGCTTCGCTTACTCAGCGCCTGCTGGAGCTCGCGGGCGATATGATGGAAGACACGGATGGCCGCACCTTTATGGCGTTCCCCACGGAGGAAGCCGTCGCCAGGCTGGAGCCGGACGATTTGCGACCGCTGCAATTCAGCCAGCGCAAAGCGGAATACATCATCGACTACGCGCGTGCCATCGTCAACGGCACGATCGATCTGGACCGGCTGTGGCAGATGGAGGACGAAGAGATCGTCGCGTATTTGACGTCGCTCAGAGGGATCGGCAGATGGACCGTCGAGTGCCTCATGATGTTCGGCATGGGCCGTCCGGATCTGCTTCCGGCAGCAGACATCGGTCTGCGAAACGGACTGCAGCTGGTCTTCGGCCTCGCGGACAAGCCGGACGAAAAGGAGATTCGTCGTATCGGCGCTGCGTGGACGCCGTGGCGAAGCTTGTATTCGCTGTACATTTGGGAAGCGGTGGGAGCTGTCAGAAGAAAAGAGGTATGGGAGTAGTGCTTGGCGTTTCCTGAACCACCACTCGATCGTTTAGAAAAAAAAGAAAGTTGTTGTTTGAGGGGAGATTCGTCTATAATAAATAAAAATTTATGATTATTAAAAACATGAAAGGAATCAACATGAGAGAATTATCAACGAGAGAAACCATTACTGTCGGACTCATGCTGTTTGCGCTGTTCTTCGGAGCGGGCAATATGATTTTTCCACCGGCTTTGGGACAAGCCGCGGGCACTGATGTGTGGACCGCGATGCTCGGTTTTATTATAACGGGAGTGGGCTTGCCGCTGATGGGAGTCATTGCGGTAGGACTCGGCGGAGGAAACTTGCAGACGCTGGCGGGGAGAGTACACCCTGTTTTCGCTGGAATTTTCACATTTATCGTATATTTGGCCATCGGGCCTTTCATGGCAATCCCACGGACCGGCACTGTTACCTTTGAAATGGGCGTCGCGCCGTTTTTGCCAGAGTCGGCAAAGGGTAGCTGGTTGCCGCTGTTCCTTACGACCATTGTCTATTTTGCGCTCACCTACTGGCTTTGCCTGAATCCGTCCAAGCTGGTCGATCGGATCGGGAAGGTTTTGACTCCGGCGCTGCTGATCATCATCGGGGTGATGTTCGTCGGCACCTTGCTGAACCCGATCGGCGACATGGGGCAGCCGACGGGAGCCTATCAATCAACTCCGTTCATCAAGGGCTTCCTGGAAGGGTATTTGACGCTCGACGCGCTGGCGGCGATGGTATTCGGAATCGTCGTGACCGCTTCGGTGCAGGCGGTAGGAGTGACGGACCGCAAGAAAATCACGATCTCGACAATCAAGGCGGCAGTGATCGCGGCTGCGGGTCTGGGGCTTGTGTACCTCGCTCTCAGCTATATGGGAGCGACCAGCATCTCCCTGGGGCAGTCCGAGAACGGGGGGCAGATCTTGAACGGAGTCGTCCAGCATTTGTTCGGGCCACTCGGGTCCATGCTGCTCGGCTTGGCCGTGACGCTGGCGTGCCTGACGACGTCGGTCGGCCTGGTAACCGCATGCGGCCGTTTCTTCTCGGATCTTTTCCCAGCCATTTCATACCGGACGATGGCGGCCATTCTCAGCGTGTTCAGTGCGGCTGTGGCAAACGTCGGGCTGACCCAGCTGATCGCGTTTTCCGTACCGGTGCTGATGGCGATTTATCCGATCGCGATCGTGCTGATGCTGCTGTCGTTTTTCCACAAGCTGTTCAAAGGGTACTCCTCGGTATACATCGGGGCGATCGTCGTGACTGCCGCGATCAGCCTGGTAGACGGAGCGTCGATGATGGGACTGCCGGTTTCGGCCATCACGGATGTATACGGGCATCTGCCGTTGTATAAGGAAGGAATCGGTTGGCTCCTGCCTTCCATCGCAGGGGCGCTGCTCGGATTTTTGTGGGGAAGCCTGCGGCCCAAGCGCCAAGGGAACCAAGAAACCTATCGCGAGAAGCCGAGCAATACGTAAAAATAGAATGAAACAGGTAAAAGTCGGGGAGTGTTCCCCGGCTTTTTCTTTTAGAGGCAGAAGCTACGTCCGGTTTCCACGCATGCTTTCATCCAACGGTTCTCCATGGAAAAGAAGCTGATGATGGAGGGAATGCACGGGCCGCCTTCCTTTTAGTTCCAGCTAGCTAGGACTTCCATCCGTCCACAATCACACGCATCTGTGGTACCATAGGAAAAAGCCTGTGTTCTGGACGGCAACATGCAGAGGAAACGGCCTGCAATGACTCTGGCAGCAGGAGGTTCCTGGATCAGAACGGATTGGCCGCGTCGCCATCCGCTGATTTGCGCATGTGTTTTTTTATACAGATAGGAATTTACAAATTCCTATCCAGTATGAGGGCAACCGCGGCTCTGCCAAAAGGCATGGCGTAGCCGGGTTCTCTAATTCGCTTACGGATGTGGCGATCAGCCAAGCTTTTCGAAAAAGGAGGTTGTCGGCTTTGGCACCTACAAAGGTTTTGGTAGCAGATGACGATCCGAATGTACGCGAAATTATTCGCCTGTATTTTTCCAAGCAGCAAATCGACCTGGTCGTCGCGAGCGACGGTCAAGAGGCTATAGACATGATGGAAAAGGAAACGCCGGACATGGTGATCCTCGATGTGATGATGCCGCAAATGGATGGCTTCGAGGCTTGTCGGGAAATCCGCAAGAAGTGGGATACGCCCATCATCATGCTGACGGCGAAAGATGAAGAAATAGACCGCGTGCTCGGGCTGGAGCTCGGCGCGGATGACTACGTGACCAAGCCGTTCAGTCCACGCGAGCTGGTGGCGCGGATTCGGGCCATCCTCCGGCGCATGCAGCCGAAAGGAAAGGCTCCGGAAGAAGT
Proteins encoded:
- a CDS encoding proline dehydrogenase, with protein sequence MEQAMKDFFLFLSKNKTLNAAAKKWGLRFGASRFVSGETIAEAIKAVRELNQKGLVCTLDHLGEFVFSVEEANESADYCIKTLEAIHQSGVDCNLSLKMTSLGLDISRDLCMSNMRRILDAAKKNGNIFVRIDMEDYAHNHVTMEILNELLEEYQNVGTVIQAYLYKASDDIESLKDKKVNFRLVKGAYKESPEVAYPNKPDVDENYKKIIKQHLLNGGYAAVATHDDAIIEYVKKLAVEHNIPRTQFEFQMLFGIRTQSQIDLAREGYKMRVYVPYGNDWYGYFMRRLAESPANVKFVLKGMFTK
- a CDS encoding DNA-3-methyladenine glycosylase, with protein sequence MLRWEKIEEGAMLLHSTVISLVPPYSFERLLRRLETHPDPQLFVDTEASTLRRAFRVGTRPVLASLQFAGSTEEPVIRLNTEATLSPAEQQLLEKTVRHMFSADQDLTPVYEHMRQSPEMAVLTERFRGLRFFLDSDLFQSMVKTIIGQQINLAFAASLTQRLLELAGDMMEDTDGRTFMAFPTEEAVARLEPDDLRPLQFSQRKAEYIIDYARAIVNGTIDLDRLWQMEDEEIVAYLTSLRGIGRWTVECLMMFGMGRPDLLPAADIGLRNGLQLVFGLADKPDEKEIRRIGAAWTPWRSLYSLYIWEAVGAVRRKEVWE
- the brnQ gene encoding branched-chain amino acid transport system II carrier protein — translated: MRELSTRETITVGLMLFALFFGAGNMIFPPALGQAAGTDVWTAMLGFIITGVGLPLMGVIAVGLGGGNLQTLAGRVHPVFAGIFTFIVYLAIGPFMAIPRTGTVTFEMGVAPFLPESAKGSWLPLFLTTIVYFALTYWLCLNPSKLVDRIGKVLTPALLIIIGVMFVGTLLNPIGDMGQPTGAYQSTPFIKGFLEGYLTLDALAAMVFGIVVTASVQAVGVTDRKKITISTIKAAVIAAAGLGLVYLALSYMGATSISLGQSENGGQILNGVVQHLFGPLGSMLLGLAVTLACLTTSVGLVTACGRFFSDLFPAISYRTMAAILSVFSAAVANVGLTQLIAFSVPVLMAIYPIAIVLMLLSFFHKLFKGYSSVYIGAIVVTAAISLVDGASMMGLPVSAITDVYGHLPLYKEGIGWLLPSIAGALLGFLWGSLRPKRQGNQETYREKPSNT
- a CDS encoding response regulator transcription factor translates to MAPTKVLVADDDPNVREIIRLYFSKQQIDLVVASDGQEAIDMMEKETPDMVILDVMMPQMDGFEACREIRKKWDTPIIMLTAKDEEIDRVLGLELGADDYVTKPFSPRELVARIRAILRRMQPKGKAPEEVSKPLDFDQLTIDVDKREVVAAGEKISFRPKEFDLLVQLAKSPGSVFSREQLLEQVWGFDYFGDVRTVDVHIKKIRQRLEKLPYDCIHTVWGIGYKFGVEN